In a genomic window of Gemmatimonadota bacterium:
- a CDS encoding 50S ribosomal protein L35 has translation MPKQKTKRAAMKRFSFTGSGKIKRGKANRRHILTKKTRKRKNALGKPALVSSADFKRVERLLLA, from the coding sequence ATGCCGAAGCAGAAAACCAAACGGGCCGCGATGAAGCGGTTCAGTTTCACGGGAAGTGGCAAGATCAAGCGGGGGAAAGCCAACCGCCGCCACATTCTCACCAAGAAGACGCGGAAGCGGAAGAATGCGCTCGGGAAGCCGGCGCTGGTCAGCTCTGCCGACTTCAAGCGTGTCGAACGCTTGCTGTTGGCCTAA
- a CDS encoding 50S ribosomal protein L20, whose protein sequence is MPRVKSNVAHHARKKKVMEAAKGAYGGRSKLYKAAKETVERAMRYAYRDRRKKKGDFRTLWITRINAAARIHDLSYNRFISGLKKAGVEIDRKMLAEMAVTDMDAFARLAELAKGA, encoded by the coding sequence ATGCCTCGCGTAAAAAGCAATGTGGCGCACCATGCGCGCAAGAAGAAGGTCATGGAAGCCGCCAAGGGTGCCTACGGCGGCCGGAGCAAGCTCTACAAGGCCGCCAAGGAAACCGTCGAACGGGCCATGCGGTATGCGTACCGCGACCGGCGGAAAAAGAAGGGCGACTTCCGGACCCTCTGGATTACCCGGATCAACGCGGCCGCCCGGATTCACGACCTCTCGTACAACCGGTTCATCTCGGGCCTCAAGAAGGCCGGCGTCGAGATCGATCGGAAGATGCTGGCTGAGATGGCCGTGACCGACATGGACGCGTTTGCACGCTTGGCGGAGTTGGCCAAAGGGGCCTGA
- a CDS encoding redox-sensing transcriptional repressor Rex → MRTIADNTVRRLSLYLLFLEDFQLHGATTVSSGALAARGGTTSAQVRKDLSFFGSFGKRGLGYSVPQLIRRLREILGLGRRYRVVVVGAGKIGSALAQYRGFNQRGFDIVAIFDNDPAKVGQPWNGLMVSDVADLERQAAELKPDIAVIVTPGDAAQPIADRLVQCGVAAILNFAPVPLQVPDAVAVKAVNLVLELEALSYALASK, encoded by the coding sequence ATGCGAACTATCGCCGACAACACCGTCCGACGTCTCTCCCTCTACCTCCTGTTTCTGGAGGACTTCCAACTCCACGGCGCCACGACGGTGAGCTCCGGAGCGTTGGCGGCACGAGGCGGGACGACGTCCGCCCAGGTCCGAAAAGACTTGTCGTTCTTCGGGTCGTTCGGCAAGCGAGGGCTGGGTTATTCGGTGCCCCAGTTGATTCGGCGGCTCCGCGAAATCCTCGGTCTCGGCCGGCGGTACCGGGTGGTCGTGGTCGGGGCCGGGAAGATCGGCAGTGCCTTGGCCCAGTATCGGGGCTTCAACCAACGGGGCTTCGATATTGTGGCGATCTTCGATAACGACCCGGCCAAGGTCGGGCAGCCATGGAACGGACTCATGGTGTCGGACGTCGCGGACTTGGAGCGGCAGGCCGCCGAGCTCAAACCCGATATCGCCGTCATCGTCACCCCGGGTGATGCGGCTCAGCCGATCGCCGATCGGTTGGTCCAGTGCGGCGTGGCAGCCATTCTCAATTTTGCGCCGGTGCCGCTCCAGGTTCCTGATGCCGTCGCCGTGAAGGCCGTCAATCTCGTGTTGGAATTGGAGGCGCTGAGCTACGCTCTGGCAAGCAAATAG
- the rsmA gene encoding ribosomal RNA small subunit methyltransferase A, producing MPKKALGQHFLSDPRILARIAGALPAGAGAAVLEIGPGRGALSRALVSRGVRLTMIERDRDLVAGLAREFPESTVIEADALDVNWLTALGVPPGGPWYVIGNIPYNITSPLIEKALDQAWPPVAIVYLVQKEVAVRLAAEPGTSEYGALTVGVAVAATVERLFTVPAGAFWPPPKIDSALVRIVPRSPALVRDARFRRLVVGLFGGRRKQLVRALRTVLDLEDGPARGLVERAGLRTDQRPETVGVEEFVRLFRVVVDEGMADPLTL from the coding sequence GTGCCCAAAAAAGCGCTGGGCCAACACTTTCTGTCCGATCCGCGGATTCTGGCCCGGATCGCCGGGGCGCTGCCGGCCGGGGCCGGCGCGGCCGTGCTCGAGATCGGGCCGGGGCGGGGGGCCCTGTCTCGCGCCCTGGTGAGCCGCGGGGTTCGCCTCACGATGATCGAGCGGGACCGGGACTTGGTGGCCGGACTCGCGCGGGAATTTCCCGAGTCGACCGTCATCGAAGCCGACGCGCTCGACGTCAACTGGCTCACGGCGCTCGGCGTACCCCCCGGGGGGCCCTGGTATGTTATTGGGAACATTCCCTACAACATCACGAGCCCCCTGATCGAGAAGGCGCTCGATCAGGCCTGGCCTCCGGTTGCCATCGTCTATCTGGTTCAAAAAGAGGTGGCGGTCCGACTCGCCGCCGAGCCGGGAACCTCTGAGTATGGGGCCCTGACCGTGGGGGTCGCGGTCGCGGCCACGGTGGAACGGCTCTTTACGGTACCGGCCGGCGCTTTTTGGCCGCCTCCCAAGATCGACAGCGCGCTCGTCCGGATCGTGCCCCGGAGCCCGGCGCTGGTTCGCGACGCCCGGTTCCGGCGCCTAGTGGTCGGACTGTTCGGGGGCCGCCGGAAACAGTTGGTGCGGGCCCTTCGCACCGTGCTCGACCTCGAGGATGGGCCCGCCCGCGGGTTGGTCGAGCGGGCCGGGCTCCGGACCGATCAGCGGCCGGAAACGGTTGGGGTCGAGGAGTTCGTCAGGCTGTTCCGGGTTGTCGTTGACGAAGGGATGGCCGATCCGTTAACTTTGTGA
- a CDS encoding translation initiation factor IF-3 — MRGKWVHQFARGRRAGSVVDTPAAWGVFVFYQEEHQLSTNERERRVRINRMIRISPVRVISDAGEQLGVLAVEDALAMAEEKGLDLVEVAPMARPPVVKIMDYGKYKFEEAKAARAAKKKQHVIEVKEIKFRPGIDDHDFDFKVRHMREFLKEGNKVKVTMMFRGRQMARLDLGKAVLDRVAEQLVDVGKIEFDARVEGRTMTMVFGPK, encoded by the coding sequence ATGCGCGGCAAGTGGGTCCACCAATTCGCTCGCGGCCGCCGTGCCGGGAGCGTTGTGGACACCCCAGCCGCCTGGGGTGTTTTCGTTTTTTACCAGGAGGAACACCAACTGAGCACCAACGAGCGCGAGCGCAGGGTTCGGATCAATCGGATGATCCGGATCAGTCCGGTTCGAGTCATTTCCGATGCGGGCGAGCAGTTGGGAGTTTTGGCAGTCGAAGATGCGTTGGCCATGGCGGAAGAGAAGGGGCTCGACTTGGTCGAAGTCGCCCCGATGGCCCGGCCGCCCGTGGTCAAGATCATGGACTACGGCAAGTACAAATTCGAGGAAGCCAAGGCGGCCCGAGCGGCGAAGAAGAAGCAGCACGTGATCGAGGTCAAGGAAATCAAGTTCCGGCCCGGGATCGACGATCATGACTTCGACTTCAAGGTCCGGCACATGCGCGAGTTCTTGAAAGAAGGCAATAAGGTCAAGGTCACGATGATGTTTCGCGGCCGGCAAATGGCCCGGCTCGATCTTGGCAAGGCCGTGCTGGACCGAGTGGCGGAGCAGTTGGTGGATGTTGGAAAAATTGAGTTCGATGCCCGGGTCGAGGGTCGGACGATGACGATGGTCTTTGGACCGAAGTAA
- a CDS encoding pantetheine-phosphate adenylyltransferase has protein sequence MSRIALYPGSFDPPTKGHHDLIRRAARLADRVVVAIAVNPAKQPLFSVEERLDLLRQTVGEVPGVEFAHFEGLLADYARRIGAGFVVRGLRTAGDFEYELQMALMNRQLWSGLETVFLAPASDLTYVSASLAREVARFGGDVSPLVDPAVAAALVKRFAR, from the coding sequence ATGAGCCGGATTGCCCTGTATCCAGGATCCTTCGATCCCCCGACGAAGGGCCATCACGATCTGATCCGCCGAGCCGCCCGGTTGGCCGACCGGGTCGTGGTGGCCATCGCGGTCAATCCGGCCAAGCAGCCGTTGTTCTCGGTCGAGGAACGACTCGACCTGCTCCGCCAAACCGTGGGAGAGGTGCCCGGCGTGGAGTTTGCCCATTTCGAGGGGCTCCTGGCGGACTACGCCCGCCGGATCGGCGCCGGATTCGTCGTTCGGGGCCTCCGGACCGCCGGCGACTTCGAGTACGAGCTCCAAATGGCGCTGATGAACCGCCAATTGTGGTCCGGCCTCGAAACTGTGTTCTTGGCTCCGGCATCGGACCTGACCTATGTCAGCGCCAGCCTGGCCCGGGAGGTGGCCCGGTTCGGCGGTGATGTCAGCCCGCTCGTCGATCCGGCAGTGGCCGCGGCCCTGGTCAAACGGTTTGCCCGATGA
- a CDS encoding serine/threonine protein kinase, with product MLGLIDSGEATGFLYYVMPFIEGESLRGRMDRGPMPPEEVVALSRQVGDALEHAHRQGVIHRDIKPENILLSDGHAIVADFGIAKAVTAASDRSITRTGFPVGTVGYMSPEQAAGFAELNERSDVFSLTGVIYEMLVGQVAGIVARAAELDALPTQSGNLSLGGIQQLAADVGIPPQHVERAAPPGSWLTVRPLAWRTVGTQHQPSRVVSVSISPAGGRTRILIDESLTPTAGGIFGGLMGGLGGGRLHGVWAEHGGVSRATDWLS from the coding sequence ATCCTCGGGCTGATCGATTCCGGCGAGGCCACCGGATTCCTCTATTACGTCATGCCGTTCATCGAGGGCGAGTCGCTTCGGGGCCGGATGGACCGGGGCCCAATGCCGCCGGAGGAAGTGGTGGCGTTGTCCCGGCAGGTGGGTGATGCACTGGAGCATGCCCACCGGCAGGGGGTCATCCACCGGGACATCAAGCCGGAGAACATCCTGCTGTCCGACGGTCACGCGATCGTCGCAGATTTCGGGATTGCCAAGGCGGTCACGGCGGCCTCCGACCGGTCGATCACTCGGACTGGGTTTCCGGTCGGGACGGTCGGGTACATGAGTCCGGAACAAGCCGCCGGGTTTGCCGAGCTGAACGAACGGTCCGACGTGTTCAGCCTGACCGGCGTGATCTACGAGATGTTGGTTGGCCAGGTGGCCGGGATCGTGGCCCGGGCGGCCGAACTCGATGCGTTGCCGACCCAGTCGGGTAACTTGTCGCTCGGCGGGATCCAGCAGCTTGCCGCCGACGTCGGCATCCCGCCGCAGCACGTCGAGCGGGCCGCCCCGCCCGGGAGTTGGCTCACCGTCCGGCCGCTCGCTTGGCGGACCGTGGGAACGCAGCACCAGCCCAGCCGGGTGGTCAGCGTTTCGATTTCCCCCGCCGGAGGCCGGACCCGGATCTTGATCGACGAGTCGTTGACGCCGACCGCCGGGGGGATCTTCGGGGGGCTGATGGGCGGGCTGGGCGGGGGGCGGCTTCATGGCGTTTGGGCTGAGCATGGGGGCGTTTCACGCGCCACTGATTGGCTTAGCTAG
- a CDS encoding 3'-5' exonuclease, translating into MTGLSAVPAGALADRAIELLLRGPESAAVLTRDVFGMARAPVAVAERLAVALLGADPRVRRLPDGRWGLVVGASGSPLIEETGFAVVDVETTGSRAGGSDRVTEVAVAVVQGSRCEIVFDSLINPERPIPPMVVSITKITDAMVRNAPTFDVVADQLVSVLAGRVFVAHNVRFDWHFVGSELKRAKSVGLEGPRLCTVRLARSLIVGLPSYGLDVVQEYFGVPNPARHRAGGDALATALVLQRLLDLARGTGARTLADLDAMQTKRKKQRKSKRRPSAPEDAF; encoded by the coding sequence GTGACCGGCCTTTCGGCGGTACCGGCCGGCGCGTTGGCCGATCGGGCGATCGAACTTTTGCTCCGGGGGCCGGAGTCGGCCGCGGTGCTGACCCGTGACGTGTTCGGGATGGCCCGGGCTCCGGTGGCGGTGGCCGAACGGCTGGCGGTGGCGCTCCTCGGCGCCGATCCGCGGGTTCGGCGGCTGCCGGATGGCCGGTGGGGGCTCGTGGTGGGAGCGTCGGGTTCGCCGTTGATCGAGGAGACCGGATTCGCCGTGGTCGATGTCGAAACCACCGGCAGCCGAGCGGGCGGCAGCGATCGGGTCACCGAAGTCGCGGTGGCGGTGGTTCAGGGGAGTCGCTGCGAGATCGTGTTCGACAGCCTGATCAACCCGGAGCGGCCGATCCCCCCGATGGTGGTCTCGATTACCAAGATCACCGATGCGATGGTTCGAAATGCCCCGACCTTCGATGTCGTGGCCGATCAACTGGTGTCGGTTTTGGCCGGCCGAGTGTTCGTGGCGCATAACGTCCGGTTCGACTGGCACTTCGTCGGGTCGGAACTGAAGCGGGCCAAGTCGGTCGGGTTGGAGGGGCCGCGGCTTTGTACCGTGCGCCTGGCCCGGAGTCTGATTGTGGGATTGCCATCCTACGGGCTCGATGTGGTGCAGGAGTACTTCGGCGTTCCGAACCCCGCCCGGCACCGGGCCGGCGGGGACGCGCTCGCGACCGCCCTGGTGCTCCAGCGGCTGCTCGACCTGGCCCGGGGCACCGGCGCCCGAACCCTGGCCGACCTCGACGCCATGCAAACGAAGCGCAAAAAGCAGCGGAAGAGCAAACGCCGCCCCAGTGCTCCGGAGGACGCGTTCTGA
- a CDS encoding phenylalanine--tRNA ligase subunit alpha: MEPTGYHELDGLLPRLAAILSLTGEALEAERIAVLGRKQGLLTALLKRLPDLPPDQRKAFGAAVNQVKQAFEAAFDAQATARAGAETAAGSGLDLTMPGRHRWAGAEHPVTKVVAEICDIFRSLGFAVAVGPEIEDEWMNFFALNFPKNHPALDAHDTLYLSDGTEAADGGKLLLRTHTSPVQIRTMQSGPPPYRVVIPGMVYRNDPFDPSHAPAFAQIEGLAVDEGIGLVDLKATLTQFIHRFFTPATKVRFRPSYFPFTEPSGELDVECQLCHGSGCPACKQTGWMEILGCGMVHPNVLTNAGVDAERYSGWAFGMGPGRVAMNRYGLPDIRYLYSGDMRLLRQFGGVKT, encoded by the coding sequence ATGGAACCGACTGGCTATCACGAACTCGACGGATTGTTGCCCCGCCTGGCCGCGATTCTATCCCTGACTGGTGAGGCGCTCGAGGCCGAGCGGATTGCCGTGCTGGGCCGGAAACAAGGGCTGCTGACGGCGCTGCTGAAGCGACTTCCCGACCTGCCTCCCGACCAGCGGAAGGCCTTCGGGGCCGCCGTCAATCAGGTCAAGCAGGCCTTCGAGGCCGCGTTTGACGCCCAGGCCACCGCGCGGGCCGGCGCCGAGACCGCCGCCGGATCGGGGCTCGACCTCACCATGCCCGGCCGGCACCGGTGGGCCGGTGCCGAGCACCCGGTCACCAAGGTGGTGGCCGAAATTTGCGACATCTTCCGATCGCTCGGGTTTGCGGTGGCCGTTGGCCCCGAAATCGAGGACGAGTGGATGAACTTCTTCGCGCTCAATTTTCCGAAGAACCACCCGGCGCTCGATGCCCACGACACGTTGTACTTGTCCGACGGCACCGAGGCGGCAGACGGCGGCAAGTTGCTGCTCCGGACCCACACCTCGCCGGTGCAGATCCGAACCATGCAATCCGGACCGCCTCCATACCGAGTGGTTATTCCCGGCATGGTCTATCGGAACGACCCCTTCGATCCGTCCCACGCGCCGGCCTTTGCCCAAATCGAGGGGCTGGCCGTCGACGAGGGCATCGGACTCGTGGACTTGAAGGCAACGCTGACCCAGTTCATCCATCGGTTCTTCACGCCGGCCACCAAAGTTCGCTTCCGGCCGTCCTATTTCCCGTTCACGGAGCCATCGGGCGAACTCGACGTTGAGTGCCAGTTGTGCCACGGGAGCGGCTGCCCCGCCTGCAAGCAGACCGGCTGGATGGAAATCCTCGGATGCGGCATGGTCCACCCCAACGTGCTGACCAACGCGGGCGTCGACGCCGAGCGGTATTCCGGGTGGGCGTTTGGAATGGGACCGGGCCGGGTGGCCATGAACCGGTACGGCCTGCCCGACATTCGGTATCTCTATAGCGGGGACATGCGGTTGCTCCGCCAGTTCGGAGGAGTGAAGACATGA
- the rsmD gene encoding 16S rRNA (guanine(966)-N(2))-methyltransferase RsmD has protein sequence MTRVIAGEFGGRRLTVPADDRVRPTADRVREAWFSILGAQVEGATVVDLFAGSGALGIEALSRGASTATFVDLNQRSLAAIRANIAALGLADRTEVVRQDALRFVAGPPTVRFDLALADPPYGLGLAERLAQSFREAPFATLLCIEHRKTEPVNGDETRVYGDTAVTFLGGL, from the coding sequence GTGACCCGGGTCATTGCCGGGGAGTTCGGTGGACGGCGGCTGACGGTGCCGGCCGACGACCGGGTCCGGCCCACGGCCGACCGGGTGCGGGAGGCGTGGTTCAGTATCCTCGGGGCCCAAGTCGAGGGGGCCACGGTGGTCGATCTGTTCGCGGGGAGCGGGGCGCTTGGCATCGAAGCATTGTCTCGGGGCGCCAGTACCGCCACCTTCGTAGATCTCAATCAGCGGTCGTTGGCGGCCATTCGGGCCAACATCGCGGCGTTAGGTCTCGCCGATCGGACCGAGGTCGTTCGGCAAGATGCGCTGCGATTCGTGGCGGGGCCACCGACGGTCCGGTTTGATCTGGCGCTCGCCGACCCGCCGTACGGGCTTGGGCTGGCCGAGCGACTGGCCCAATCGTTTCGCGAGGCCCCGTTTGCGACGCTGCTCTGCATCGAACACCGGAAGACCGAACCAGTGAACGGGGACGAGACCCGAGTTTATGGAGACACCGCGGTGACTTTCCTTGGTGGGCTATGA
- a CDS encoding ATP-binding protein: protein MLDASTDLVAVDLAMPSDVGEVEQAVELMARHCFEGSPPSERTAFRLRVTLAEALSNAILRGNLEDPRKCVWVRAEVSRTVIRLSVRDEGCGCEPGRRACSTLPEDLEDDGGRGLFIINQLADQVEFNDQGNTIWMTLPRC, encoded by the coding sequence GTGCTGGATGCCTCCACCGACCTGGTGGCGGTGGACCTCGCCATGCCGAGTGATGTGGGCGAGGTTGAGCAAGCGGTCGAACTGATGGCCCGCCATTGCTTCGAAGGGAGCCCGCCCTCCGAGCGGACCGCGTTCCGGCTTCGGGTTACCTTGGCCGAGGCCCTGAGCAACGCCATCCTCCGCGGCAACCTGGAAGACCCCCGCAAGTGTGTTTGGGTTCGGGCCGAAGTGTCGCGGACGGTGATTCGGTTGTCGGTCCGGGACGAAGGATGCGGGTGCGAGCCGGGCCGCCGGGCCTGTTCAACCTTGCCGGAAGATCTCGAAGACGACGGGGGCCGCGGCCTCTTCATCATCAACCAGCTTGCCGACCAAGTCGAGTTCAACGACCAGGGGAATACCATCTGGATGACGCTGCCGCGCTGCTGA
- a CDS encoding GAF domain-containing protein, with amino-acid sequence MLDALDGTTVWPDRLWMTEAQAACLVHGADPGWTPGLPAAAGLVLTPDGPRWFAPVADEAGLWLEGDSGPAGASGRTATVLEIVGHLLRVEREVARLTQELASRYEEIDLLYTISEILGQTVRLEKAAQIIVRAVSSVVGARRASIVVHDEGSRVLRTVASLGIPLGRAGLIDLDDPHSVAARVFRDQRALIGDPLDAVLVSVGKEERGYQGSAFMSVPICYAAPGAPSRCIGVVNLTDRVGGDRFGATDRKLVMAIANQIGAALENARLVERERHQERLERELELASRLQQSLLPKPLVLAGIGDVGVRCLPLESVGGDFYTFSRLGQGGVAVMVGDVSTHGFAAALLMASAVAAAGIHVAASAEPASVLAALKDTLAENLAESEHYLTVFFARIDPARELLTFANAGHPHAFRIPANGLPRRLEATAPPLGLSPAPIGSVEVPWVPGEDLLCVWTDGLTDAANERGERFGEWRILEVIRARRAEHPEMIVTAVMDLVDRFARTPSDDRTILILRV; translated from the coding sequence GTGCTCGACGCGCTCGACGGAACCACCGTCTGGCCCGATCGGCTCTGGATGACCGAGGCCCAGGCAGCCTGTCTGGTGCACGGGGCGGATCCGGGCTGGACGCCGGGCCTGCCGGCGGCCGCCGGTTTGGTCCTCACGCCGGACGGGCCCCGCTGGTTCGCGCCGGTGGCCGATGAGGCTGGTTTGTGGCTCGAGGGCGATTCCGGCCCCGCGGGCGCCTCGGGGCGGACGGCCACGGTGCTCGAAATCGTCGGCCACCTGCTGCGGGTCGAACGGGAAGTGGCCCGCCTGACGCAAGAACTCGCGAGCCGCTACGAAGAAATCGACCTCCTCTACACCATCAGCGAAATTCTCGGTCAGACCGTGCGGCTCGAGAAGGCGGCTCAAATCATCGTCCGCGCCGTGAGCAGCGTGGTCGGGGCTCGGCGGGCATCGATCGTGGTGCACGACGAAGGGAGCCGGGTGCTTCGAACGGTGGCATCCCTCGGGATTCCGCTCGGCCGGGCCGGTTTGATCGATCTCGACGATCCCCACTCGGTGGCCGCTCGGGTGTTCCGGGACCAGCGGGCCCTGATCGGCGATCCGCTCGATGCCGTGTTGGTCTCCGTCGGGAAGGAAGAGCGCGGTTATCAAGGCTCCGCCTTCATGAGTGTCCCGATTTGTTATGCGGCCCCCGGGGCGCCCTCGCGATGTATCGGGGTGGTCAACCTGACCGACCGGGTCGGCGGCGACCGGTTCGGTGCGACCGACCGGAAGCTGGTGATGGCCATTGCCAACCAGATCGGCGCCGCGCTCGAAAATGCCCGGTTGGTGGAGCGGGAACGGCACCAGGAGCGGCTCGAGCGGGAGTTGGAACTGGCCTCCCGCCTCCAGCAGAGCCTCCTCCCGAAACCCCTGGTGTTGGCTGGCATCGGTGATGTCGGCGTCCGGTGTCTCCCGCTCGAATCGGTCGGGGGCGATTTCTACACCTTTAGCCGACTGGGGCAGGGCGGGGTGGCGGTGATGGTCGGCGACGTGAGCACCCACGGGTTTGCCGCCGCGCTCCTGATGGCCTCGGCGGTGGCGGCCGCGGGCATTCACGTGGCCGCGAGCGCCGAGCCCGCGTCGGTCCTGGCCGCTCTCAAGGACACCCTGGCCGAGAATCTGGCGGAGTCCGAGCACTACCTCACCGTGTTCTTCGCTCGGATCGATCCGGCTCGCGAACTCTTGACCTTTGCCAACGCCGGGCATCCGCACGCGTTCCGGATCCCGGCCAATGGACTGCCCCGGCGGCTGGAGGCCACCGCGCCGCCGTTAGGCCTGAGCCCGGCCCCGATCGGCTCGGTCGAGGTGCCGTGGGTCCCCGGCGAGGATCTCCTCTGCGTCTGGACCGACGGGTTGACCGACGCGGCCAACGAGCGGGGCGAGCGGTTCGGCGAGTGGCGGATCCTCGAGGTGATCCGGGCCCGGCGGGCTGAGCACCCCGAGATGATCGTCACGGCCGTGATGGATCTGGTGGACCGCTTTGCCAGGACCCCGTCGGACGACCGGACCATTCTCATTCTCCGGGTGTAG
- a CDS encoding anti-sigma factor antagonist, whose translation MASGAGTGHGRTGPPLLPAHDRPAAPHARHSRLRRAARRQDGGAARPPGVGPSDPGHRRSIPGWFLGSPPEPGCEPRRRRARAGGVSAARARHCRHGGVELDPGLGGHRGGAVPVWAQRSDIPRSDLRPLGRVGAAGRRRSSDLGPAASRLDLDPGRRARGRVAGRYRGGRDARGRWNRLCLTMEIKMNFKKSTAGQGVTVIRVEGQLVVGNRQELKGLIQEGLEAGERKFLVDCSGTPYIDSSGLGALVTISKKVRESGGELRLAGLNSDLQSLFELTKLDTLFVIAPSVADALATF comes from the coding sequence ATGGCTTCGGGGGCCGGAACGGGGCACGGCCGGACGGGGCCACCTCTCCTACCTGCTCACGACCGACCGGCGGCTCCTCACGCTCGTCATTCCCGACTCCGCCGGGCCGCTCGACGCCAAGATGGTGGCGCGGCTCGCCCTCCAGGCGTCGGACCATCGGACCCGGGTCATCGGCGATCAATCCCGGGTTGGTTTCTTGGTAGCCCCCCCGAGCCAGGATGCGAGCCACGCCGACGCCGAGCTCGCGCTGGCGGAGTTTCGGCTGCTCGCGCCCGGCATTGCCGCCACGGTGGAGTGGAACTGGACCCTGGACTCGGGGGCCACCGAGGCGGGGCGGTTCCGGTTTGGGCCCAACGTTCTGATATTCCCCGATCCGATCTCCGGCCACTTGGCCGAGTTGGTGCTGCGGGACGCCGCCGATCTTCGGACCTGGGGCCCGCTGCTTCCCGGCTCGACCTGGACCCTGGCCGGCGTGCCCGAGGGCGCGTCGCCGGCCGATATCGTGGCGGTCGCGACGCTCGCGGCCGCTGGAACCGCCTCTGCCTAACGATGGAAATCAAGATGAATTTCAAGAAATCGACCGCCGGGCAAGGTGTCACCGTCATCCGGGTCGAGGGCCAGCTCGTCGTCGGCAACCGGCAGGAACTCAAGGGCCTGATTCAGGAGGGGCTCGAAGCGGGGGAACGGAAGTTTCTGGTTGATTGCTCCGGGACGCCCTACATCGATTCGTCTGGTCTGGGCGCCTTGGTCACGATTTCCAAGAAGGTCCGGGAAAGCGGCGGCGAACTGCGCTTGGCCGGACTCAATAGCGACCTCCAGTCGTTGTTCGAGCTCACGAAGCTCGACACCCTGTTCGTCATCGCCCCGTCGGTCGCCGACGCCCTCGCGACGTTCTGA